One genomic region from Mycobacterium basiliense encodes:
- a CDS encoding DUF1254 domain-containing protein: MSTLSDDLRTLSNEAFIYFYPLVTMDVTRLQALSPVPDARPGVGPPNRFSHMRTFPSADFRAVVRPNFDTLYSLAWLDLRDGPVRLQAADTDDRYYMLPMLDMWTDVFANPGKRTSGTGPLDLVIAGPGYSGEHSAGTTVVAAPTPYVWIIGRTQTNGPADYPAVHRVQDGYRITELATRSGSADGPAAPHHDTTAEPSKIVNGMSALEFLSYAADLLRVNPPHPTDFSVLARLAHLGIVPGQPFDASRFSAAEAAAVEQGKTDALNTMMAVAPTLGASVNGWITLAESMGVYGNNYLRRAVVTLIGLGANPPEDAVYPLLGADADGSPVTGERDYVIHFDADKLPPAEAFWSITMYDAEGFQVANELDRFAIGDRDPLRYNPDGSLDIHLQHQNPGPERESNWLPTPLGPLGVTMRLYAPRPEAIGGRWSPPPVRRA, from the coding sequence GTGAGCACCCTGTCGGATGACCTGCGCACCCTGAGCAACGAAGCGTTCATCTACTTCTACCCGCTGGTCACGATGGACGTGACTCGGTTGCAGGCGCTTAGCCCGGTACCCGACGCCAGGCCCGGGGTTGGCCCGCCGAACCGCTTCTCCCACATGCGCACGTTTCCATCGGCTGATTTCCGCGCGGTGGTGCGGCCGAACTTCGACACGCTGTATTCCCTGGCCTGGTTGGACCTGCGCGACGGCCCCGTTCGTCTACAAGCGGCCGATACCGACGACCGCTATTACATGCTGCCAATGCTGGACATGTGGACCGATGTCTTTGCCAATCCGGGCAAGCGAACCAGCGGGACCGGCCCGTTGGATCTGGTGATCGCCGGTCCCGGCTATTCCGGCGAACACTCTGCGGGAACGACGGTCGTCGCCGCCCCCACGCCCTACGTGTGGATCATCGGCCGGACACAGACCAACGGGCCGGCCGATTACCCTGCAGTGCACCGGGTTCAAGACGGCTATCGCATCACCGAACTCGCCACCCGATCCGGGTCCGCCGATGGACCAGCTGCACCCCACCACGACACGACCGCCGAGCCGTCGAAGATCGTCAACGGAATGTCCGCGCTGGAATTCTTGTCCTACGCGGCCGATCTGTTGCGCGTCAATCCACCTCATCCGACCGATTTCTCCGTGCTGGCCCGGCTGGCCCACCTGGGAATCGTGCCCGGCCAGCCGTTTGATGCAAGCCGGTTCAGCGCCGCTGAGGCGGCAGCTGTAGAACAGGGCAAAACCGACGCGCTCAACACCATGATGGCGGTGGCTCCGACGCTGGGCGCCAGTGTCAATGGCTGGATCACCCTGGCCGAAAGCATGGGCGTATACGGCAACAACTACTTGCGGCGGGCCGTGGTGACCCTCATCGGTCTGGGTGCCAACCCACCCGAAGATGCCGTCTATCCGCTTCTTGGCGCCGACGCCGACGGCAGTCCGGTGACCGGCGAACGCGATTACGTCATCCACTTCGACGCGGACAAACTGCCTCCCGCCGAAGCCTTTTGGTCCATCACCATGTATGACGCCGAAGGGTTTCAGGTAGCCAACGAGCTCGACCGGTTTGCGATCGGCGACCGCGACCCGCTGCGCTATAACCCGGACGGCTCACTCGATATCCATCTTCAGCACCAGAACCCCGGGCCGGAGCGTGAGTCCAATTGGCTTCCCACGCCGTTGGGGCCACTCGGTGTGACCATGCGGCTGTATGCACCGAGGCCCGAGGCAATTGGCGGTCGCTGGTCTCCCCCGCCGGTGCGCCGGGCCTGA